One genomic segment of Synechocystis sp. LKSZ1 includes these proteins:
- a CDS encoding response regulator, which yields MEISALSAPLFTNIIIPEDNPMEIPHKLIHQLVEEQVTGKLIVQNPFDEFVFWQIYFGKGKIHFASSLTGFSDRLIYMLGDLIHHLNLQVPPYIKDDYQYISSLWKRGVFSFQQTRSILEQFTTEALVHIMSLPKTKYHFTHASYLDTLFLNLDIQQITPKIQSKVGYWWQVRSKISSPFQRPLVHNWQEVDEIFEKRQLTGTSWVKPLKACLEDLNSLYLIAGKTRLNTLKLAFLFHPLIQTGAVTMLPHQEIKNHHSSLIAYVDTSPIYQHQIRYILGEKGIKLLCIEDPFKALAVLQSRQPELLFVRADMEGLDGYEITALCHKSPHLAHLPIVVLTHGNNLIDKLRIKLSGASGSLGIPFLPNDILQMVEQQLRRPLSA from the coding sequence ATGGAAATTTCAGCTCTCTCTGCTCCCCTTTTTACGAATATCATTATTCCTGAGGATAATCCTATGGAAATTCCTCACAAATTAATTCACCAATTAGTGGAAGAACAAGTGACTGGCAAGTTAATTGTTCAAAATCCCTTTGATGAATTTGTTTTTTGGCAAATCTACTTTGGTAAAGGAAAAATCCATTTTGCCAGTAGCTTAACGGGTTTTTCCGATCGCTTAATCTATATGCTGGGAGACTTGATTCACCACTTGAATTTACAAGTGCCTCCCTATATTAAAGATGACTATCAATATATTTCATCATTATGGAAACGAGGGGTTTTCTCTTTTCAACAAACCCGTTCTATTCTGGAGCAATTCACGACGGAGGCTTTAGTGCATATCATGTCTTTACCAAAGACAAAATATCACTTTACTCATGCTAGTTATCTAGATACGTTATTTTTGAATTTAGATATTCAACAAATTACTCCCAAAATCCAATCTAAAGTGGGTTACTGGTGGCAGGTTCGCTCTAAAATTAGCTCGCCATTCCAGCGTCCTTTGGTACATAATTGGCAAGAAGTCGATGAGATTTTTGAAAAAAGACAACTGACTGGTACTAGTTGGGTGAAACCACTAAAGGCTTGCTTAGAAGACCTTAATTCTCTATATTTAATCGCCGGAAAAACTCGTCTCAATACGCTAAAATTAGCTTTTCTTTTTCATCCTTTAATCCAAACCGGGGCGGTGACGATGCTCCCTCATCAAGAAATCAAAAATCATCATAGTTCCCTGATTGCCTATGTTGATACTTCCCCTATTTATCAGCATCAAATTCGTTATATTTTAGGAGAAAAAGGAATCAAGCTACTCTGTATTGAAGACCCCTTCAAGGCCTTGGCTGTATTACAGAGTCGTCAACCAGAATTATTGTTTGTACGAGCGGACATGGAAGGTCTAGATGGTTATGAGATTACAGCGTTGTGCCATAAGTCGCCCCATTTGGCTCACTTACCCATTGTCGTTTTAACCCATGGTAACAACCTGATTGATAAGCTGAGAATTAAACTTTCTGGTGCATCAGGGTCTTTAGGCATTCCCTTTCTTCCTAACGACATTCTCCAAATGGTTGAACAACAACTCCGCCGGCCATTAAGTGCCTGA